A genomic window from Solanum stenotomum isolate F172 chromosome 10, ASM1918654v1, whole genome shotgun sequence includes:
- the LOC125841216 gene encoding (S)-coclaurine N-methyltransferase-like, with protein sequence MDAIVQLPYDATVRVVLGSLERNLLPDTVIRRLIRLLLAARLRSGYQPSSELQLSDLLQFVHSLKEMPIAVMTEKPKSQHYELPTSFFKIVLGKHLKYSCCYFKNKLSTLEDAEKEMMELYCERSQLKDGHTVLDVGCGWGSLSLYIAQKYSACKVTGICNSVTQKAHIEEQCRELQLQNLEIIVADISTFEMEESYDRILSIEMFEHMKNYGDLLKKMSRWMKADSLLFVHYFCHKAFAYHFEDVNDDDWITRYFFSGGTMPSANLLLYFQDDVSVVNHWLVNGKHYAQTSEEWLKRMDENKSSIKPIMESTYGKDSAVKWTVYWRTFFLSVAELFGYNNGEEWMVAHFLFKKK encoded by the exons ATGGATGCGATAGTACAGCTGCCTTACGATGCTACGGTACGGGTGGTGCTGGGTTCTCTAGAGCGCAACCTCTTGCCGGACACTGTTATACGGCGGCTCATTCGACTGCTGTTAGCCGCCCGACTTCGCTCCGGTTACCAACCATCCTCTGAGCTACAGCTCTCTGATCTTCTCCAATTTGTGCACT CTTTAAAAGAGATGCCTATAGCTGTGATGACTGAGAAGCCAAAGTCCCAACATTATGAGCTCCCTACCTCTTTCTTCAAGATTGTTCTTGGAAAACACCTCAAATACAg CTGCTGTTACTTCAAAAACAAGTTGAGCACTTTAGAGGATGCTGAAAAAGAAATGATGGAATTATATTGTGAAAGGTCACAGTTGAAAGATGGACACACTGTACTTGATGTTGGTTGTGGCTGGGGCTCCCTTTCTCTATACATAGCACAAAAATATAGTGCATGTAAAGTTACTGGGATTTGCAATTCAGTCACCCAAAAAGCACACATAGAAGAGCAGTGCCG GGAGCTTCAGCTGCAGAATTTGGAGATCATAGTTGCAGATATTAGCACATTCGAGATGGAAGAATCCTATGATAGAATATTGTCTATTGAAATGTTTGAG CATATGAAGAACTATGGAGATCTCCTGAAGAAGATGTCAAGATGGATGAAGGCAGATAGTCTTctttttgttcattatttttgCCATAAAGCATTTGCTTACCACTTTGAG GAtgtgaatgatgatgattgGATCACTAGGTACTTCTTCAGTGGAGGTACAATGCCTTCTGCCAATCTCCTCCTTTATTTTCAG GATGATGTTTCTGTGGTTAATCATTGGCTGGTTAATGGAAAACACTATGCACAGACAAG TGAAGAATGGCTTAAGAGAATGGATGAGAACAAGAGTTCTATAAAGCCAATAATGGAGTCAACTTATGGGAAGGATTCAGCCGTTAAGTGGACTGTCTACTGGAGAACGTTTTTCCTTTCAGTTGCTGAACTGTTTGGGTACAACAATGGAGAAGAATGGATGGTTGCACATTTCCTCTTCAAGAAGAAATGA